GGCGCTGTTCGACGAGAAGGGCCTGCCGTACCCGACCGACGACTGGACCTGGGAGGAGTTCCGGGAGCTCGCCGTCAAGCTCACCGACAAGGAGCGGGGCATCTACGGCACCACCTTCAACGGCTGGCCGCCGGTGCACATGTTCATCTGGCAGGCCGGCGGCGAGGTGATCTCGCCCGACCTGAAGAGCTCGCCCATCGACTCGCCGGAGGCCATCAAGGCGCTCGAGTTCTACAGCTCGATCATCTACAACGAAGAGGTCGCCCCGGCGATGGCCACCCTCAACGAGCAGGGCTTCGGCGAGATGTTCAAGGCCGGCAAGATCGCCATGTTCTTCGGCGGCGCCGCCGACGACCTCGACCGGGTCGAGGGCCTGCGGGTCGGCCACGTGAAGGTGCCGAAGGGCCCGGTCAACCAGACCACCTTCGCCTGGGCCGCCTCCACCGCCATCAACGCCAAGACCAAGTACCCCGACCAGGCCTACGACGCCCTGGTGGCCCTGACCGAGGGCATCCACAACTGGAAGATCGTGCCGCCGCGCAAGTCCATGGCCACGGCGGAGCAGATCGTGAAGAACGAGCCCCGGAAGGCGAAGGGCGCCGACACCATCATGCGGGCCGCCCCGGATATGCGGGCCTTCCGCATCATCCCGAACCACCCCGAGTGGGACACCATCTTCTGGGAGCAGCTGCAGGATCCGCTGTACAACAAGAAGGGCAGCGCCGCTGAGCTGGCCGGGAAGGCCCGGGCCGCCCTCGAGGAGGTCCTGCCGTAGCGAGCGCACGCACGGGCCGGCCCCCTGGTCCCCAGGCGGCCGGCCCGTTTGCCAGACATGACGGGGGGAGTGTCGGTGTCCAATCCGTACGTCTACACCCTGGTGCACTGGCTCGTGACCGGTGCGGCCATGCTCGTCCTGATGCTGGTGGTCTACGCCTTCCTCCGGGCGCTGAAGGCGCG
This genomic stretch from Symbiobacterium terraclitae harbors:
- a CDS encoding ABC transporter substrate-binding protein, whose amino-acid sequence is MRRTPRLLAAMVLSLSLLLSACGGGKTQPPAQQGGTQQPTDQQPAAQQPTNQQPAPAEKVTIRLATWAGAEEAKELQAVIDKINGEATDYQIVHEPAPADYYTKIQTMFAGGTAPDLLWLAQEYVVPYAAKGALMDITDRLAKDSRPAANLDDYFPMVLEHAQYQGRTYGLPWIAQPVIVYYNEALFDEKGLPYPTDDWTWEEFRELAVKLTDKERGIYGTTFNGWPPVHMFIWQAGGEVISPDLKSSPIDSPEAIKALEFYSSIIYNEEVAPAMATLNEQGFGEMFKAGKIAMFFGGAADDLDRVEGLRVGHVKVPKGPVNQTTFAWAASTAINAKTKYPDQAYDALVALTEGIHNWKIVPPRKSMATAEQIVKNEPRKAKGADTIMRAAPDMRAFRIIPNHPEWDTIFWEQLQDPLYNKKGSAAELAGKARAALEEVLP